The DNA segment TTCCGTTAAATAAATCTTCTTTTTTCCACTTCTTTTCAACGCCGAGATACGTTCCGTAAATACCGGCGGTGATGGCTGCATTGGTACTTATGTACGCCAGTGCTGTCGTGAGGCTGCCTTCCGTAACCGTCCAGTGAGTCAGCCCTTTTCCAAGTTCTCCCCACGCCGGCCCGCCTGTGGCAGCCAGTGTGGCATAAAAACAGACAATCATTCCAAG comes from the Anaerotignum faecicola genome and includes:
- a CDS encoding divalent metal cation transporter — protein: LGMIVCFYATLAATGGPAWGELGKGLTHWTVTEGSLTTALAYISTNAAITAGIYGTYLGVEKKWKKEDLFNGIMLADAIAHVAAVILISGAIVLVGAIVLHPTGTAIKAPAQLGDLLIPFLGKAAPVVMGIALLAAGFSS